A single Penaeus chinensis breed Huanghai No. 1 chromosome 7, ASM1920278v2, whole genome shotgun sequence DNA region contains:
- the LOC125027063 gene encoding zinc finger protein 37-like: MAHYRNRQNSNDFRGLEHSVSVYGDERLPSHVKPAWKGASYNINPESYSQMVLCGGQQECHVGGGNELVCPVCLKVLLNERSYKRHLDYHRQALNPKHHCNHCGKRFTFAADLQKHLRTHTGEKPFKCNRCPYRTGDRSHLARHVRAPHPGDETHSILQSETSELVLVETDQSVQQTQDQSQVFQ, encoded by the coding sequence ATGGCTCACTACCGTAATCGTCAGAACTCTAATGACTTCAGGGGATTAGAACATTCTGTATCAGTATACGGGGATGAACGCCTACCTAGCCATGTAAAGCCAGCATGGAAAGGAGCAAGTTACAATATTAATCCAGAGTCATATAGCCAAATGGTATTATGTGGAGGTCAGCAGGAGTGCCATGTGGGAGGGGGAAATGAATTAGTGTGTCCAGTTTGTCTAAAAGTCCTGCTTAATGAAAGAAGCTATAAGAGACATTTAGATTACCACCGCCAGGCATTAAATCCAAAACACCACTGCAATCACTGTGGAAAGCGATTCACTTTTGCTGCTGATCTACAGAAACATTTACGGACTCACACGGGAGAGAAGCCATTTAAATGTAATCGATGTCCTTACAGGACAGGGGACAGAAGCCATTTGGCTCGACATGTGAGAGCTCCCCATCCAGGTGATGAGACCCACAGTATATTGCAAAGTGAAACTTCAGAATTAGTTTTGGTTGAGACTGATCAGTCAGTTCAACAGACACAGGACCAATCTCAAGTTTTTCAGTAG